One genomic region from Nilaparvata lugens isolate BPH chromosome 3, ASM1435652v1, whole genome shotgun sequence encodes:
- the LOC120350150 gene encoding uncharacterized protein LOC120350150: protein MSIMVHFASFLILTTFTAQLEAVRVFAGVFYKELRHAVAYESSVPLTYEVDFPAAQLDILQAERVFWPNCQQEDCSLADAVEVLYNSTNGILRNSHAAFNSSIRLGTQASRKTRAIDVVGDFLHFCCAVATDGELHKLEFNEKHVADHLNAFQGLVADDHKDLIRISRNLRQFAGNFSQQFHDAYSKLTDSMRLFVQQNVSEEKTLFTNQLLIYIFHLYSHVNILSRQEFINTAKERCDKKLLPFSLVHPNLLRSDLFRLEKGYKSKGHQLAIPLSDLQRYFDLPLTTCVVKENSMVLSLKVPLVSIGGQFQLHKYVRTPMYFDGQICQLQQQDFVLARRQEDGEIQVISGDHLSSCRAQDDFLCYLPRLVHGGHMSSRCMHHLFAATELKDIQQYCSLSCRPAKQELEIVEFSPSEYIVANIQANTTVTCEGGSFHHLQPIPGAMYVVLPCHCEISVGGRIMVRKTFPCDANVDKQPQVLHYLPLHWVKFNSLKIDVLQPHFNPNFVNFSEILKTDIDIKVPEFTVQDVISSDIFHKVDLPNSWGDVVNSSSFVFYILFGWLGFLTLFCAYLGIKLYVCKLSAVTVAQPKIHIIDS from the exons ATGTCAATTATGGTACATTTTGCGTCATTTCTCATTCTCACGACTTTCACGGCGCAACTGGAGGCAGTCAGGGTCTTCGCGGGAGTTTTCTACAAGGAGCTACGTCACGCTGTAGCGTATGAATCATCGGTTCCACTAACATACGAGGTAGATTTCCCGGCAGCTCAGCTCGACATCTTGCAGGCGGAAAGGGTGTTCTGGCCTAACTGTCAACAAGAGGATTGCAGTTTAGCGGATGCGGTAGAAGTTTTGTATAATTCTACAAACGGAATTCTTCGCAACAGTCATGCTgctttcaactcttcaattcGTTTGGGAACTCAAGCTTCACGAAAGACCAGAGCGATCGATGTTGTCGgcgattttcttcatttttgttgcGCAGTCGCGACGGATGGGGAACTTCATAAGCTGGAATTCAACGAAAAACATGTAGCTGATCACCTCAACGCATTCCAAGGGTTGGTTGCAGACGACCACAAAGATTTAATTCGGATTTCTCGCAACTTGAG GCAGTTTGCTGGAAATTTTTCTCAGCAATTTCACGATGCGTATAGCAAATTAACAGACAGTATGAGATTATTCGTACAACAGAATGTATCGGAGGAGAAAACACTGTTCACAAACCAGttattaatttacatttttcacctctactcacatgtaaatattttatcacggcaGGAATTCATAAATACTGCGAAGGAACGCTGTGATAAAAAGCTTTTACCCTTTTCGCTGGTACACCCCAATTTATTACGTTCAGATCTCTTCAGATTGGAGAAAGGATATAAGTCGAAAGGACACCAGTTAGCTATACCTCTATCGGATTTGCAGCGATATTTTGATCTTCCACTTACGACTTGCGTGGTGAAGGAGAACTCCATGGTGCTTAGCTTAAAAGTACCGTTGGTCAGCATCGGCGGACAGTTTCAATTGCACAAGTATGTGAGGACACCTATGTATTTCGACGGCCAGATTTGTCAGCTTCAGCAGCAGGATTTCGTTTTGGCGCGGAGACAGGAGGACGGTGAGATTCAGGTCATCTCGGGAGATCATCTCTCTTCTTGTCGGGCACAGGAcgatttcttatgctatcttccgcGGCTGGTGCATGGAGGACATATGTCATCAAGATGTATGCATCACTTGTTTGCGGCGACAGAGCTGAAGGACATCCAACAATATTGCAGTTTAAGCTGTCGTCCAGCTAAGCAGGAGTTGGAGATCGTCGAATTTTCGCCTTCGGAGTATATCGTCGCGAATATACAGGCCAACACTACAGTCACTTGCGAGGGAGGTTCGTTTCATCATCTTCAACCTATTCCGGGAGCAATGTATGTGGTTTTACCCTGTCATTGCGAGATTTCGGTCGGCGGGAGAATAATGGTGAGAAAGACTTTTCCGTGTGACGCAAATGTTGATAAACAACCTCAGGTTCTCCATTACTTACCTTTGCATTGGGTTAAGTTTAATTCgttgaaaattgatgttttgcaaccgcatttcaatcctaattttgttaattttagcgaaattttaaaaactgatatagatataaaggtTCCGGAATTTACAGTTCAAGACGTAATATCGTCAGAtatatttcacaaagtagatcttcCAAATTCTTGGGGAGATGTTGTAAATTCCtctagttttgttttttatatattatttggctggttagggtttttaactttattctgTGCATATTTAGGCATCAAGTTGTATGTGTGTAAATTATCTGCTGTAACGGTAGCACAACCCAAGATACATATAATCGATAGTTAG